In a single window of the Chitinivibrio alkaliphilus ACht1 genome:
- a CDS encoding HNH endonuclease produces the protein MIDTAHLSRALTERFGLEVEASATVENNGQKIIIGPCGIERTISFRVELHLGWRTVSAAFIPGNYASGLILGMKTATPSQQAAFAVFSDSLKSKGAQVTLKLDSVHVDASKPSSWPHDWGTIRISMKKVGVVVEKTSGYDFDATFPWATGFLGLALALLPLEEINESAIEGESEGAALLKLVKQYERSRINRAACIEIHGTACRICDFDFGAKYGELGEGFIHVHHIVPVSQMGGSYSLDPGKDLLPVCPNCHAMLHRRKPALSPEDLLQILSGEL, from the coding sequence ATGATTGATACGGCACATCTGTCCCGTGCTCTAACAGAGCGATTTGGTCTGGAAGTAGAAGCAAGTGCAACTGTGGAGAATAACGGGCAAAAAATTATTATCGGCCCATGTGGGATTGAGCGCACCATATCATTTCGTGTCGAGCTTCACCTTGGCTGGAGAACTGTGTCGGCAGCTTTTATTCCAGGGAATTATGCATCCGGACTCATCCTCGGGATGAAAACCGCAACACCTTCACAACAAGCTGCTTTCGCGGTATTTTCAGACAGTCTTAAGTCAAAAGGGGCTCAAGTTACTTTAAAACTAGATTCTGTGCATGTTGATGCATCTAAGCCATCTTCTTGGCCACACGACTGGGGAACCATTCGAATCTCAATGAAGAAGGTTGGAGTTGTTGTGGAGAAGACATCGGGGTATGACTTTGATGCTACCTTTCCGTGGGCAACTGGTTTTTTGGGTCTTGCACTTGCACTTCTCCCACTTGAAGAAATTAATGAATCTGCAATTGAAGGTGAAAGCGAAGGTGCAGCGCTGCTCAAGTTGGTTAAACAATATGAAAGGAGCCGAATCAACCGGGCTGCTTGTATTGAAATTCATGGAACGGCCTGCAGGATTTGTGATTTCGATTTTGGTGCTAAATACGGTGAGCTGGGCGAAGGTTTTATTCACGTCCATCATATTGTCCCAGTTTCTCAAATGGGTGGAAGTTATTCTCTCGATCCTGGAAAAGATCTTCTTCCGGTCTGTCCTAATTGCCACGCAATGCTACACCGTCGTAAACCAGCCTTGAGTCCAGAGGATCTACTTCAAATCCTATCTGGAGAGCTTTGA